Proteins from one Triticum dicoccoides isolate Atlit2015 ecotype Zavitan unplaced genomic scaffold, WEW_v2.0 scaffold34200, whole genome shotgun sequence genomic window:
- the LOC119345921 gene encoding glutaredoxin-C1-like, with product MEQVTKLAGQRAVVIFGTSSCCMCHTVTSLLRDLGANPTVVELDEDPWGKEMEKALARLIGRNPAVPAVFIGGRLVGCTDKVMSLHLSGKLVPLLRNAGAVWV from the coding sequence ATGGAGCAAGTGACGAAGCTAGCGGGGCAGCGGGCCGTGGTGATCTTCGGCACGAGCTCCTGCTGCATGTGCCACACGGTGACGAGCCTCCTCCGGGATCTCGGGGCAAACCCCACGGTGGTGGAACTGGACGAGGACCCTTGGGGGAAGGAGATGGAGAAGGCGCTGGCGCGGCTCATCGGACGGAACCCTGCCGTGCCGGCGGTGTTCATCGGCGGCAGGCTCGTCGGATGCACCGACAAGGTCATGTCCCTTCACCTCAGCGGCAAACTGGTCCCGCTGCTTCGTAATGCAGGTGCTGTCTGGGTGTAG